One segment of Fusarium oxysporum f. sp. lycopersici 4287 chromosome 15, whole genome shotgun sequence DNA contains the following:
- a CDS encoding hypothetical protein (At least one base has a quality score < 10), with protein MEMRKPTSSIPWQTDRPWKQFFYVWSPETSRWQGIQSSQSSSDKSNLMKLAVYSWNIDFMLPHGEARMNAALKHLEELTRQHRLDNDTAVAINLQECVPLDLETIGEKDWIRDSFYCTDIDTSAWASGAYGTASLIDRRLEISSCFRVHYSATQMERDALFIDVSVLPGGQKVRLCNTHLESLVLEPPMRPAQMRLIATYLHAEGIAGAVVTGDFNAIQPFDRSLHSDNDLEDAYLELGGQEGDGRSADNGAYTWGQQALPELRLLYGCSRMDKVFFCGDSLRLQGFERFGADVEPDQEEEEVRKELLSIGFERPWVTDHLGVKATFEIVA; from the coding sequence ATGGAAATGAGGAAGCCAACGTCCTCAATTCCGTGGCAAACTGATCGACCATGGAAGCAATTCTTCTATGTATGGAGCCCAGAAACAAGTAGATGGCAGGGTATTCAATCATCACAGTCGTCGTCCGACAAGTCCAATTTAATGAAGCTGGCGGTGTACAGCTGGAACATCGACTTTATGCTGCCTCATGGCGAGGCTCGCATGAACGCTGCTCTGAAGCACCTGGAGGAGCTTACTCGCCAGCATCGACTTGATAATGATACAGCGGTTGCTATCAACCTCCAAGAGTGTGTACCGTTGGATTTGGAGACTATCGGTGAAAAGGATTGGATCCGGGACAGCTTTTACTGCACAGACATCGATACCTCGGCTTGGGCTTCTGGCGCGTATGGCACCGCTTCCTTGATAGACCGCCGGCTCGAGATATCATCTTGCTTTCGAGTGCACTACTCGGCTACCCAAATGGAACGAGACGCACTATTCATTGATGTTTCGGTGTTACCAGGGGGACAAAAGGTACGGTTGTGCAATACACACCTCGAGTCTCTTGTACTGGAGCCACCCATGCGCCCAGCACAGATGCGTCTTATCGCGACTTACTTGCACGCTGAAGGTATCGCTGGTGCCGTCGTTACAGGCGATTTCAACGCCATTCAGCCATTTGACAGGTCTCTCCACTCAGACAACGACCTTGAAGATGCATACTTGGAACTCGGCGGCCAAGAGGGCGATGGAAGGAGTGCTGATAATGGGGCATATACGTGGGGGCAACAAGCTTTACCTGAGCTTCGTCTACTATATGGCTGTTCACGCATGGATAAAGTGTTTTTCTGTGGCGACAGCCTCAGACTTCAAGGATTTGAGAGATTTGGTGCTGATGTGGAAccagaccaagaagaagaagaagttcgaAAGGAATTGCTTTCTATTGGGTTTGAAAGGCCGTGGGTTACCGACCATCTTGGCGTAAAGGCGACCTTTGAGATCGTTGCTTGA
- a CDS encoding fatty acid synthase subunit beta, fungi type (At least one base has a quality score < 10) — protein sequence MYGAGQGPQTGISTPRSSASFRPLTLSHGSLETSFLIPTNLHFHASQLKDKFVATLPEATDELAQDDEPSSVPDLVARYLGLIAHEVDEASGIESKKLDFIRSYYTARAVCNRPIKPHASALFRAAKDGDAEIYTIFGGQGNIEEYFDELREIFKTYSSFVGDLITRSAELLQTLSKNPKAEKMFPKGLDIMNWLHHQDSTPDVDYLISAPVSFPLIGLVQLAHYEVTCKVLGVHPGMLRERITGSTGHSQGIVMAAATAAADSWDSWRDITSSVLTMLFWIGTRSQQAFPITSMTPNMLRKPQDHGEGAPTPMLSIRDLPQAELQKHIDATNQYLPEDRHVSISLLNSPRNLVVTGPPTSLYGLHAQLRKIKAPIGLDQSRIPFTERKVRFANQFLPVTAPFHSKYLGEATAMIDEDLKDISIDSSDLGIAVFDTNTGKDLREEVKGNIVPALVRLITRDPVNWEKATVFPGATHILDFGPGGDSGLGALTSRNKEGTGVRVILAGTVDGAMSDIGYKAELFDRDEENAVQYAIDWVEEFGPKLVTNKSGRIYVDTKMSRFLGLPPIIVAGMTPTTVSWDFVTATMDAGYHIELSGGGYFNSLMMSDAITKIEKAIPAGRGISVNLIYVNPRAMAWQIPLIGNLRSEGVPIEGLTIGAGVPSMEVAQEYIETLGLKHISFKPGSVDAIQSVINIARANPHFPIMLQWTGGRGGGHHSFEDFHQPILQMYGRIRRQENIILVAGSGFGGADDTYPYITGEWAKKYGYPPMPFDGCLFGSRMMVAKEAHTSKDVKEAIVAAPGLEDSDWEQTYKGPAGGVLTVRSEMGEPMHKLATRGVRFWAEMDQKIFSLPKQKRVTELNRNKDYIIKKLNDDYQKVWFGRNKEGNAVDLADMTYAEVLRRLVELLYIGHQSRWIHHSYAFLVGDYIHRLEERLASTPGKVSLLQSYSELNEPFEVTDRILTAYPEAETQILNAQDVQHFLILCRRPAQKPVNFIPVLDENFEFYFKKDSLWQSEDLDAVVGQDVGRTCILQGPAAAKFSTQIDQPIQSILDSIHESHVEYLIRDLYNNNKAAIPYIEYFGGKLVDPEMPQDVEGLTVTYDNYKNTYRLSSSAAATLPKLDSWLSLVAGPNRNWRHALLMADVVAQGQKFQANPIRRIFTPSRGLFVEISYPNDPSRTTIVVREQPRHNQYIDVIEVKLIGENKIQVNMIKETTALGKPAALPLEFTYHPEAGYSPIREVMEGRNDRIKEFYWKAWFGEEPLDLDADVTAKFDGGKTTITGEAINDFVHAVGNHGEAFVDRPGKTVYAPMDFAIVIGWKAITKPIFPRTIDGDLLKLVHLSNQFRMIPGAEPLKKGDEVSTTAQINAVINQEAGKMVEVCGTLVRDGKPVTEVTSQFLYRGTYTDYENTFQRKVETPIQVHLATTRDVAILRSKQWFSVDELPQNIDLLGQTLTFRLQSFVRYKNKTVFSSIETRGQVLLELPTKEIIQVGSVDYETGESHGNPVVDYLERNGQPIDQPINFENPIPLSGKSPPALRAPSSNENYARVSGDYNPIHVSRVFSSYANLPGTITHGMYSSASVRSLIETWAAENNIGRVRSFHASLVGMVLPNDELEVKLQHTGMVSGRKIIKVEVRNKETEDKVLEGEAEVEQPVTAYVFTGQGSQEQGMGMELYASSPVAKEVWDRADKYLLDAYGFSITNIVKNNPKELTIHFGGPRGKAIRQNYMAMTFETVAADGSIKSEKIFKEINETTTSYIYRSPTGLLSATQFTQPALTLMEKASFEDMKAKGLVSNNSTFAGHSLGEYSALAALAEVMPIESLVSVMFYRGLTMQVAVERDAAGRSNYSMCAVNPSRISKTFNEAALQFIVDKIAEETGWLLEIVNYNIANMQYVCAGDLRALDTLAGVANFIKVQKIAIEEVKDNIEEVKGHLREIIRGCAEKTLAKPTPLELERGFATIPLRGIDVPFHSTFLRSGVKPFRSFLLKKINKTSIDPSKLVGKYIPNVTAKPFALTKEYFEDVYKLTNSPKIGAILANWDKYNQDEAATNGVESSDSSSGEYKASGRAA from the exons ATGTACGGCGCCGGTCAAGGCCCTCAAACGGGCATTTCCACCCCCAGATCTAGCGCTTCTTTTCGGCCGTTGACTCTCTCCCACGGCTCTCTCGAGACCTCTTTTCTCATTCCCACCAACCTCCATTTCCACGCCTCTCAGTTGAAAGACAAGTTTGTCGCTACTCTTCCCGAAGCCACCGACGAGCTTGCCCAGGATGACGAGCCATCATCCGTTCCCGACCTGGTCGCCAGATACCTTGGCCTCATTGCTcacgaggttgatgagg CATCCGGTATTgagtccaagaagctcgactTCATCCGCAGCTACTACACCGCTCGTGCTGTGTGCAACCGACCGATCAAGCCTCACGCTTCAGCCCTTTTCCGAGCAGCTAAGGATGGTGACGCCGAAATCTACACAATTTTCGGCGGTCAGGGTAATATTGAGGAGTACTTCGATGAATTGCGAGAGATCTTCAAGACGTACTCAAGCTTTGTCGGTGATCTTATCACCCGCTCAGCTGAGCTGCTCCAGACTCTCtccaagaaccccaaggccgagaagatgTTCCCCAAGGGTCTTGATATCATGAACTGGCTTCATCACCAGGACTCTACTCCTGATGTCGATTATCTCATTTCGGCACCTGTCAGTTTCCCTCTTATCGGCCTTGTCCAGCTTGCCCATTATGAGGTGACATGTAAGGTTCTTGGTGTGCATCCTGGTATGCTGCGCGAGAGAATCACTGGTTCCACTGGTCACTCCCAAGGTATTGTCATGGCCGCTGCAACTGCCGCTGCCGACTCTTGGGACTCGTGGAGAGACATTACCAGCTCTGTCCTTACCATGCTTTTCTGGATCGGAACACGAAGCCAACAGGCATTCCCCATCACCTCCATGACTCCTAATATGCTTCGTAAGCCACAGGACCACGGCGAGGGTGCTCCCACTCCCATGCTTAGCATTCGGGATCTTCCTCAGGCTGAGCTTCAGAAGCACATTGATGCGACTAACCAATACCTGCCCGAAGACCGCCACGTCAGCATCTCTCTCCTTAATAGCCCCCGAAACCTGGTTGTGACAGGACCTCCCACTTCTCTCTACGGCCTCCACGCCCAGCTTCGCAAGATCAAAGCTCCCATTGGTCTGGACCAGAGCCGAATTCCTTTCACTGAGAGAAAGGTTCGCTTTGCCAACCAATTCCTGCCTGTCACTGCACCCTTCCATAGCAAGTACCTCGGAGAGGCTACTGCTATGATTGACGAGGATCTCAAGGACATCTCAATCGATTCCAGCGACCTTGGCATTGCCGTGTTCGACACCAACACTGGCAAGGATCTTCGAGAGGAAGTTAAGGGCAACATTGTCCCTGCCCTTGTCCGCTTGATCACTCGTGACCCCGTCAACTGGGAGAAGGCCACTGTCTTCCCGGGTGCCACTCACATTCTGGACTTCGGTCCTGGTGGTGATTCCGGTCTTGGTGCTCTGACTAGCCGAAACAAAGAGGGCACTGGCGTGCGTGTCATCTTGGCTGGTACTGTCGATGGTGCCATGAGCGACATCGGCTACAAGGCAGAGCTCTTTGACAGAGATGAGGAGAACGCTGTCCAGTATGCCATTGATTGGGTTGAGGAATTCGGGCCCAAGCTCGTGACGAACAAGAGCGGCCGAATATACGTGGACACCAAGATGAGTCGTTTCCTTGGTCTCCCTCCAATCATTGTCGCTGGTATGACTCCTACCACTGTTTCGTGGGACTTCGTTACCGCTACTATGGACGCTGGATACCACATTGAGCTTTCGGGTGGTGGTTACTTCAATagtttgatgatgagcgATGcaatcaccaagatcgagaaggcTATTCCCGCTGGTCGTGGTATTTCTGTCAACTTGATCTACGTCAACCCTCGTGCCATGGCTTGGCAGATTCCCCTAATCGGCAACCTTCGATCCGAGGGCGTTCCCATTGAGGGTCTCACAATCGGTGCTGGTGTTCCCTCTATGGAGGTTGCCCAGGAGTATATCGAGACCCTAGGCCTTAAGCACATCAGTTTCAAGCCCGGCTCTGTCGATGCTATCCAGTCTGTTATCAACATCGCCAGGGCCAACCCCCACTTTCCCATTATGCTCCAGTGGACTGGTGGCCGCGGTGGTGGTCATCACTCTTTCGAGGATTTCCACCAGCCTATCCTTCAGATGTATGGCCGTATTCGACGGCAGGAGAACATCATCCTTGTTGCCGGTAGTGGTTTCGGTGGTGCGGATGACACCTATCCCTACATCACTGGTGAATGGGCCAAGAAGTATGGCTACCCTCCCATGCCTTTCGATGGTTGCTTGTTCGGTAGCCGCATGATGGTTGCCAAAGAGGCTCACACCAGTAAGGACGTGAAAGAGGCTATTGTTGCCGCCCCTGGCCTCGAGGACAGCGATTGGGAGCAAACCTATAAAGGACCTGCTGGTGGGGTTCTTACCGTTCGCTCTGAGATGGGTGAGCCCATGCACAAACTCGCTACTCGTGGAGTCCGCTTCTGGGCCGAGATGGACCAGAAGATCTTCAGCCTACCCAAGCAGAAGAGGGTTACCGAACTCAACAGGAACAAGGACTATATCATTAAGAAGCTTAATGATGATTACCAGAAGGTCTGGTTCGGTCGCAACAAAGAGGGTAATGCTGTCGATCTGGCCGACATGACGTATGCTGAGGTTCTGCGACGTCTGGTCGAGCTCCTCTACATCGGGCACCAGTCCCGCTGGATCCACCACTCCTACGCCTTCCTCGTCGGTGACTACATTCATCGTCTCGAGGAGCGATTAGCTTCCACACCTGGCAAGGTATCTCTCCTTCAGAGTTACTCCGAGCTCAACGAGCCTTTCGAGGTGACCGACCGTATCCTTACCGCTTACCCTGAGGCTGAGACCCAGATCTTGAATGCCCAGGACGTTCAGCACTTCCTGATCTTATGCAGGCGACCCGCTCAGAAACCTGTCAACTTCATCCCTGTCCTTGACGAGAACTTCGAGTTCTACTTTAAGAAGGACTCTCTCTGGCAGTCCGAGGATTtggatgctgttgttggccAAGACGTTGGCCGAACATGTATTCTCCAGGGTCCTGCCGCTGCCAAGTTCTCGACTCAGATTGATCAGCCCATCCAGTCTATTCTCGACAGTATCCACGAGTCTCACGTGGAATACCTGATTCGGGATCTATATAACAATAACAAGGCTGCCATCCCCTACATCGAGTACTTTGGTGGTAAGCTTGTTGACCCCGAGATGCCTCAAGACGTCGAGGGCTTGACTGTAACCTACGACAACTACAAGAACACCTACCGCCTGTCATCGTCTGCCGCTGCCACTCTCCCTAAGCTTGACTCTTGGTTGTCTCTGGTCGCTGGCCCCAACCGTAACTGGCGTCACGCTCTGCTTATGGCCGATGTTGTTGCCCAGGGCCAGAAGTTTCAGGCCAACCCTATCCGACGCATTTTTACTCCTTCTCGTGGTCTGTTTGTTGAGATCTCTTACCCTAATGATCCTTCCAGGACTACCATTGTTGTTCGTGAGCAGCCCCGTCACAACCAGTACATCGATGTCATCGAGGTTAAGCTCATTGGTGAGAACAAGATCCAGGTCAACATGATCAAGGAGACCACTGCTCTCGGCAAGCCTGCTGCTCTGCCTTTGGAGTTCACCTACCACCCGGAGGCTGGATACTCTCCTATCCGTGAGGTTATGGAGGGTCGCAACGACCGCATCAAGGAGTTTTACTGGAAGGCGTGGTTCGGCGAGGAGCCCCTCGACCTCGACGCTGATGTCACTGCTAAGTTCGATGGTGGTAAGACTACCATCACTGGCGAGGCCATCAACGACTTCGTGCACGCTGTTGGCAACCACGGTGAGGCTTTTGTCGACCGACCTGGTAAGACTGTGTATGCTCCCATGGACTTTGCCATTGTTATTGGCTGGAAGGCCATTACCAAGCCTATCTTCCCTCGCACCATTGATGGTGACCTTCTGAAGCTTGTCCATCTTTCCAACCAGTTCCGCATGATCCCCGGCGCAGAACCTCTCAAGAAGGGCGACGAGGTCTCCACTACTGCCCAGATCAACGCCGTCATCAACCAGGAGGCTGGCAAGATGGTTGAGGTCTGTGGTACACTCGTTCGTGATGGAAAGCCTGTCACAGAGGTCACTTCTCAGTTCTTGTACCGTGGTACCTATACTGACTACGAGAACACCTTCCAGCGAAAGGTTGAAACTCCCATTCAGGTTCACCTCGCCACCACACGGGATGTTGCTATCCTTCGATCCAAGCAGTGGTTCTCTGTCGACGAGCTTCCTCAGAACATTGACCTGCTTGGTCAGACTCTGACTTTCCGCCTCCAGAGCTTTGTTCGctacaagaacaagactgtCTTCAGCAGTATCGAGACCCGAGGCCAGGTTCTGCTCGAGCTCCCCACTAAGGAGATCATCCAGGTCGGCAGCGTTGACTACGAGACTGGAGAGTCTCACGGCAACCCCGTTGTCGACTACCTTGAGCGCAATGGCCAGCCTATCGACCAGCCCATCAACTTCGAGAACCCCATCCCTCTCAGTGGCAAGTCTCCTCCCGCCCTTCGAGCCCCTTCCTCCAACGAGAACTACGCTCGCGTGTCTGGTGACTACAACCCCATCCACGTCTCTCGTGTATTCTCCAGCTATGCCAACCTCCCTGGCACCATCACCCACGGCATGTACTCTAGTGCATCCGTACGAAGCCTGATCGAGACCTGGGCCGCTGAGAACAACATTGGCCGTGTCCGAAGCTTCCATGCCTCACTTGTCGGCATGGTTTTGCCTAACGATGAGCTCGAGGTCAAGCTCCAGCACACTGGCATGGTCTCTGGccgcaagatcatcaaggttgaggTCCGCAACAAGGAGACCGAAGATAAGGTTCTCGAGGGTGAGGCTGAGGTCGAACAACCTGTGACTGCATATGTCTTCACTGGACAGGGCTCCCAGGAGCAAGGTATGGGTATGGAGTTGTATGCCAGCAGCCCCGTTGCCAAGGAGGTCTGGGACCGCGCTGACAAGTACCTCCTCGATGCTTACG GtttctccatcaccaacattgTCAAGAACAATCCCAAGGAGCTCACCATTCACTTTGGTGGGCCTCGTGGCAAGGCTATCCGCCAGAACTACATGGCGATGACTTTCGAGACTGTCGCTGCGGATGGTAGCATCAAGTCTGAGAAAATCTTCAAGGAGATTAACGAGACCACTACCTCATACATCTACCGTTCACCTACTGGCCTTCTCTCGGCCACTCAGTTCACCCAGCCTGCCCTTACCCTCATGGAGAAGGCCAGCTTCGAGGATATGAAGGCCAAGGGACTTGTgtccaacaacagcacctTCGCTGGTCATTCTCTCGGCGAATACTCGGCCCTTGCTGCCCTTGCTGAGGTCATGCCAATTGAGAGTTTGGTATCCGTTATGTTCTACCGTGGTCTCACCATGCAGGTTGCCGTCGAGCGTGATGCTGCTGGCCGATCTAACTACTCCATGTGTGCTGTCAACCCCAGCCGCATCAGCAAGACCTTCAACGAGGCTGCTCTCCAGTTTATTGTTGACAAAATTGCCGAGGAGACTGGCTGGCTCCTTGAGATTGTCAACTACAACATTGCCAATATGCAGTACGTGTGCGCTGGTGACCTGCGTGCGCTCGACACTCTTGCCGGTGTGGCCAACTTTATCAAGGTCCAGAAGATCGCCATTGAAGAAGTCAAGGACAACATTGAGGAGGTCAAGGGACACCTCCGCGAGATCATTCGTGGCTGTGCTGAGAAGACGCTTGCCAAGCCCACTCCTCTTGAGCTGGAGCGTGGCTTTGCTACAATCCCCCTCCGTGGTATCGATGTGCCCTTCCACTCGACCTTCCTTCGGTCTGGTGTCAAACCCTTCCGATCTTTcttgctcaagaagatcaacaagacATCTATCGATCCCTCCAAGCTGGTCGGAAAGTACATCCCCAACGTGACGGCCAAGCCGTTCGCGCTCACCAAGGAGTATTTTGAGGATGTGTACAAGCTGACCAATTCACCTAAGATTGGTGCTATTTTAGCCAACTGGGACAAGTATAACCAGGACGAGGCCGCTACCAACGGTGTTGAGAGTAGCGACAGCTCCAGTGGCGAGTACAAGGCCTCAGGCCGAGCTGCTTAA